A genomic stretch from Malus domestica chromosome 15, GDT2T_hap1 includes:
- the LOC139191776 gene encoding uncharacterized protein, translated as MANQALRQDMTNISRSPFTDEIEQAEPPRKFSMPHFTSFKGDGDPEKHLKHYRKAMVLYRNNDTLMCKIFATTLQGEAQDWFHTMPARSMQNFDDLSLVFTKEYSSYRSIKKKSDHLFKVKKNPKESLRDYVKRFNAEKAKIVGCDNSIVIAAFQKGLPADHPLFR; from the coding sequence ATGGCTAATCAAGCCCTAAGGCAGgatatgaccaacataagtaggTCACCTTTCacagacgagatcgagcaggcagagcctccacgcaagtttagcatgccTCACTTCACATCTTTTAAAGGAGATGGGGATCCAGAAAAACACTTGAAGCATTACCGAAAAGCGATGGTCCTTTATCGGAACAATGACAcccttatgtgcaaaatattcgccaccactttacaaggcgaggcacaagattggtttcatACCATGCCGGCGCGATCCATGCagaattttgatgatctttctttggttttcaccaaagaatactcatcttATCGTTCGATTAAGAAAAAGTCGGATCACTTGTTCAAggtaaagaaaaacccaaaggagtcacttCGTGATTACGTGAAGAGATTCAATGCAGAAAAGGCGAAGATCGTCGGATGCGATAACTCGATTGTAattgcagccttccaaaaaggactcccagcagaccacccactgttcagataa